One part of the bacterium genome encodes these proteins:
- a CDS encoding M4 family metallopeptidase, with amino-acid sequence MFIGRFCSSLLISFALAFSATASGASDDAKFGPNLLKTDKNVELYHQNERGVPTYVKGDLSSPVARGAELSTAIQFLEKHRGAFRIENPAQEIVLLREDTDLTGMRHLRLDQYYRGLKVIGGEMVAHFTANGVMRSLNGHTEADLNLDVTPAIAANAATDFAIQDLKSFFGAGNPAEPELVIFPWEGTTYLCYRLFIYSDTPMGRWEYFVDAKTGAVVFKANRIMDVDAVGTGVNVMGQPRNHLDVDFTGSTYQMRNNTRQTANDPHGHDGQMPAGNYLQTNIASSTLPGAIATDADNIWNAGGSQAAAVDGHVYSALVYDWWLHNFGRNSYTNTGTSMLTIVNYSGEGNNNAYWDGSRIVVWSAGSGWRSLAGCPDVIAHEWGHAFTENGSNLVYQKESGALNESFSDMMGAAFEFEFDSLDTPDWLMGENGQTSGAGFRSMSNPPQYGDPEYYGTSDPNWIDVNGCTPSQFNDYCGVHTNSGVGNKWYYLLSDGGTFHSITVSGIGYDAAIKVAARANLFYWTSGITYYNAALATVTAAEDLDSTGAWATQVAKAWNAVGVLIPLASLNFAYPNGVPDLIEPNAPTSFEIQVSGALGGILVPNTVKLVYRVDGGFWTEVATTQVSAGLYEATIPGASCLSVVDFYISAQEQSNGVFSNPSPSSPFSAIVATGSTVPFADNFETNLGWTVSSTATAGIWNRGIPLGGGDRGDPPTDYDGSGQCFVTDRNSGDTDVDGGTTSLTTPVFDLSAGDARISYARWYSNNFGADPNNDVFTVYISNNNGGSWTLVETVGPINEAAGGWVEHSFMASQFVAPTAQMKMRFDAADLNSGSVVEAAIDAFAVNQYECASTALQITSSSLPNWTAGTAYSQQLEAINAVGVLNWTDGNGGLSGTGLSLSSAGVVTGTPIFAGPISFIAQVTDEASAFDNQSISFTVNPALNITTSVLPQWTVGRPYSQTLLVTGGTGAAGWTDKNSNLVGSGLTLSSTGLLSGTPTISGLLNFTARVVDQVGAFAEKPFSVQLNPAVAIVTTSLPTAVQNEAYSQQLTAQDGTGAKTWSDLNNNLSGSGLTLSAAGLLSGTPNTITTLNFTARVVDATGSTDDQALSLVVAAPYVCGDADGSDEVTISDAVFLINYVFGGGPAPDPLLAADADCSLSVNISDAVLLISFIFGGGPAPCASCN; translated from the coding sequence ATGTTTATTGGACGTTTTTGCTCGTCACTTCTGATTTCATTCGCTTTGGCATTTTCTGCCACTGCTTCAGGAGCTTCTGACGACGCGAAATTTGGCCCCAACCTTCTTAAAACCGACAAGAATGTTGAACTCTATCATCAAAATGAGCGGGGCGTTCCGACTTATGTCAAAGGTGATCTGTCGAGCCCTGTGGCTCGCGGTGCCGAACTATCCACTGCCATCCAGTTTCTCGAGAAACATCGTGGCGCTTTTAGAATCGAAAATCCTGCGCAAGAAATAGTGCTTCTCCGGGAAGACACCGATCTCACCGGCATGCGCCATCTGCGCCTTGATCAATACTATCGCGGTCTCAAAGTCATCGGTGGGGAAATGGTCGCCCATTTCACCGCTAACGGCGTTATGCGTTCTCTCAACGGACACACCGAGGCTGACCTCAATCTTGATGTCACACCCGCCATTGCTGCCAATGCGGCAACTGATTTCGCTATTCAGGATCTGAAATCATTTTTCGGTGCAGGCAATCCTGCTGAACCGGAACTGGTAATCTTCCCCTGGGAGGGAACAACCTACCTTTGCTATCGTCTGTTCATCTATTCCGATACTCCGATGGGCCGCTGGGAATATTTCGTCGATGCCAAGACCGGCGCCGTCGTCTTCAAAGCTAACCGCATCATGGATGTCGATGCCGTTGGCACCGGCGTCAATGTTATGGGTCAGCCTCGCAACCACCTTGATGTTGACTTCACTGGCTCAACTTACCAAATGCGCAACAACACGCGCCAAACCGCCAATGACCCACACGGCCATGATGGCCAAATGCCGGCTGGCAACTACCTACAAACCAATATCGCATCGTCAACGCTGCCCGGCGCAATCGCCACCGATGCCGACAACATTTGGAATGCCGGTGGTTCGCAAGCAGCCGCTGTCGACGGTCACGTCTACTCGGCTCTCGTTTACGATTGGTGGCTCCACAACTTCGGCCGCAACAGCTACACCAATACCGGTACATCAATGTTGACAATCGTCAACTACTCAGGCGAGGGAAATAACAACGCCTATTGGGACGGCAGCCGTATCGTCGTCTGGTCCGCTGGATCAGGCTGGCGTTCGCTTGCCGGTTGCCCCGACGTGATCGCTCACGAGTGGGGTCATGCCTTTACGGAAAACGGCTCTAACCTCGTTTATCAAAAAGAATCCGGCGCACTCAACGAGTCATTCTCCGACATGATGGGTGCCGCCTTTGAATTTGAATTCGATAGTCTTGATACTCCCGATTGGTTGATGGGCGAAAACGGCCAGACCTCTGGCGCCGGTTTCCGCTCCATGTCGAACCCGCCTCAATACGGCGACCCCGAATACTATGGCACATCCGACCCGAACTGGATCGATGTCAATGGTTGTACGCCCAGTCAGTTCAATGACTATTGCGGTGTGCATACCAACTCCGGCGTTGGCAACAAGTGGTACTACTTGCTCTCCGACGGCGGCACATTCCATAGCATCACAGTCTCAGGAATTGGCTACGACGCTGCTATCAAAGTCGCCGCTCGCGCCAATCTGTTCTATTGGACCTCTGGAATCACCTATTACAACGCAGCCCTGGCGACCGTCACCGCTGCTGAAGACCTCGACTCAACCGGTGCCTGGGCAACTCAAGTTGCCAAAGCTTGGAACGCTGTCGGCGTCTTGATTCCTTTGGCATCGCTCAACTTTGCCTATCCCAACGGAGTTCCTGACCTCATCGAACCGAATGCCCCGACTTCATTTGAAATTCAAGTCTCCGGTGCGCTTGGCGGTATCTTGGTTCCTAACACCGTCAAGTTAGTGTATCGCGTGGACGGCGGGTTCTGGACGGAAGTTGCAACTACCCAAGTCTCAGCCGGTCTCTACGAAGCTACTATTCCGGGCGCAAGCTGTCTCAGCGTTGTCGATTTTTACATCTCCGCTCAGGAACAGTCTAACGGCGTCTTCAGCAATCCCTCGCCTTCATCACCGTTCTCGGCGATTGTCGCTACCGGCTCAACCGTCCCATTTGCGGACAACTTTGAAACTAACTTGGGCTGGACAGTCTCCAGTACCGCAACCGCCGGCATCTGGAACCGTGGTATCCCGCTTGGTGGCGGAGATCGCGGTGACCCGCCGACCGATTATGATGGCTCTGGCCAATGCTTCGTCACCGATCGCAATAGCGGCGACACCGACGTCGATGGCGGCACCACCTCGTTGACCACTCCGGTGTTCGACCTTTCCGCCGGCGATGCTCGCATCAGCTACGCTCGCTGGTATTCGAACAACTTCGGCGCCGACCCGAACAACGATGTCTTCACCGTTTATATTTCCAACAACAACGGCGGCAGCTGGACCTTGGTCGAAACCGTTGGACCGATTAACGAAGCCGCTGGAGGATGGGTTGAACATTCCTTCATGGCCAGTCAATTCGTCGCGCCGACCGCACAGATGAAAATGCGCTTCGATGCCGCCGATCTAAACAGCGGCTCAGTCGTCGAAGCTGCCATTGACGCGTTTGCCGTCAATCAGTATGAATGTGCTTCAACAGCCCTGCAAATCACGTCGTCATCGCTCCCGAATTGGACGGCTGGCACCGCATATTCTCAGCAACTTGAAGCTATCAACGCAGTAGGCGTACTCAATTGGACTGACGGTAACGGCGGCTTAAGCGGTACCGGACTTTCGCTTTCATCAGCCGGTGTTGTCACCGGTACTCCGATCTTCGCTGGACCGATCAGCTTTATCGCGCAAGTGACTGACGAAGCCTCCGCCTTTGACAACCAAAGCATCAGCTTCACTGTCAATCCGGCACTCAATATCACGACCTCCGTATTGCCACAGTGGACAGTCGGACGTCCGTATTCTCAGACGCTGTTGGTTACCGGAGGAACTGGTGCGGCAGGCTGGACCGACAAGAACTCAAATCTCGTCGGTAGTGGCCTTACGCTCTCCTCTACGGGACTTCTTTCTGGAACGCCGACCATCAGCGGGCTTCTCAACTTCACGGCACGTGTCGTCGACCAAGTCGGCGCATTTGCCGAGAAACCGTTCTCGGTTCAGCTGAATCCGGCTGTGGCGATCGTAACAACGTCATTGCCGACCGCTGTACAAAACGAAGCCTATTCCCAGCAGCTCACAGCTCAGGATGGCACCGGCGCCAAGACTTGGAGTGATCTCAACAACAATCTTAGTGGATCAGGTTTGACGCTCTCTGCCGCGGGACTGCTCTCCGGCACGCCGAATACGATCACAACCCTGAACTTCACGGCTCGCGTCGTCGACGCTACCGGCAGCACCGATGATCAGGCACTCAGCCTGGTTGTTGCGGCGCCTTACGTCTGCGGCGATGCCGATGGCAGTGACGAAGTCACCATTTCCGATGCTGTTTTCTTGATTAACTATGTCTTTGGTGGCGGCCCGGCTCCGGATCCGCTTTTGGCGGCTGATGCTGATTGTAGCTTATCCGTCAATATTTCTGATGCCGTTCTCTTGATTAGTTTCATCTTCGGTGGCGGTCCTGCACCGTGCGCCTCTTGTAACTAA
- a CDS encoding PAS domain S-box protein, translating into MESTDIDDRVRATNQLQRERNFSNSILQTANTLIICLDSQARITVFNAECEKVTGYKFDEVVGKSWPEVFLPEEFRHAGLMEFGDWVRKHPHDRYEGPIITKSGETRIIHWSNSSFVFEDTGELMAIAMGTDITELKRTEERLRESEMRMSLALKGTGAGLWDWDMINDRVYYAPEWKSMLGYAEDEVENTFMAWKRLWHPDDVDKIEKAMAEHLAGKTEQYSIEHRLRHKDGSWRRIMTRGGIFKDATGKSCRWVGCNVDITQLRQIEESLARKNEELDRYFASSMDLLCIATTQGEFVRLNPEWERVLGYSITDLEGKSFLDLIHPDDLERTLEVMSRLAAQQEVLSFENRYRCKDGSYRWVEWRSKPEGKRIYAVARDITERNRMRDSLAESQARNAAILKGMPDLIFVIGRDGYYREFTGGYADELLVPPDRVVGSHLRDAIPEQLATTLMAMLQRVVDSGKSERVEYTLDLQGVLTDFEARYVRCGDDECLVIVRNVTERKKLEKEIQEANERLRLEHLELKDKNIALKVILSQIQQEANEVKSHVNSNVEKLIIPVIERFRRGASEKDRVYANQLESLVLELTSSFASNLHQKSASLTPREIEICNMIKGGLQSKEIADELGVSLRTVEKFRQRIRTKLGIANQDINLATFLKAL; encoded by the coding sequence TTGGAATCTACTGATATTGATGATCGCGTGAGGGCGACGAATCAACTTCAGCGCGAGCGGAACTTCTCCAATTCGATTCTACAAACAGCAAATACGCTAATCATTTGTCTTGATTCGCAGGCACGGATTACGGTTTTCAATGCAGAGTGTGAGAAGGTAACCGGCTACAAGTTTGACGAGGTTGTTGGCAAGTCGTGGCCTGAGGTTTTTCTGCCTGAGGAGTTTCGGCATGCAGGGCTAATGGAGTTTGGCGACTGGGTCAGGAAGCATCCACACGACCGATACGAAGGACCGATAATCACCAAGTCGGGCGAGACGCGGATCATACACTGGTCAAATTCTTCATTTGTGTTTGAAGATACCGGCGAGCTGATGGCGATTGCCATGGGAACAGATATCACCGAGTTAAAGCGTACAGAAGAACGACTGCGCGAGAGCGAGATGCGCATGAGCTTGGCGCTGAAAGGCACCGGCGCGGGGCTATGGGACTGGGACATGATAAATGACCGGGTCTATTATGCACCCGAATGGAAATCGATGCTTGGTTACGCAGAGGACGAGGTGGAAAACACGTTCATGGCTTGGAAGCGGTTGTGGCATCCAGATGATGTGGACAAGATCGAAAAAGCGATGGCAGAACATCTTGCAGGAAAAACCGAGCAGTATTCGATTGAGCATCGCTTGCGTCACAAAGACGGTAGTTGGCGACGGATCATGACGAGGGGCGGAATATTCAAGGACGCGACCGGTAAGTCCTGCCGCTGGGTTGGCTGCAATGTTGATATTACGCAACTGCGGCAGATCGAGGAGTCGTTAGCGAGGAAAAACGAAGAGTTGGATCGATACTTTGCTTCGAGTATGGACTTGCTGTGCATTGCAACGACGCAGGGGGAGTTTGTCAGACTTAACCCTGAATGGGAACGGGTACTGGGGTATTCGATAACGGACCTCGAAGGCAAATCATTTTTGGACCTGATTCACCCTGACGATTTGGAGAGAACGCTCGAAGTAATGTCACGACTCGCGGCACAACAGGAGGTCTTGAGTTTTGAGAACCGCTATCGCTGCAAGGACGGATCGTATCGGTGGGTCGAGTGGAGATCTAAGCCGGAAGGTAAGAGAATTTATGCGGTTGCACGTGATATCACGGAGCGGAATCGAATGCGCGATTCATTGGCGGAGAGTCAGGCACGTAATGCGGCGATTCTCAAGGGAATGCCCGACTTGATCTTTGTCATTGGTCGAGATGGTTATTACCGGGAGTTTACCGGCGGTTACGCAGATGAACTTCTGGTACCGCCGGATAGAGTGGTTGGTTCACACCTAAGAGACGCCATACCAGAGCAACTTGCGACTACGCTCATGGCGATGTTGCAGAGGGTAGTTGACAGCGGCAAGAGCGAGAGGGTTGAGTACACGCTTGACCTGCAGGGTGTACTGACTGATTTCGAAGCCCGTTACGTGCGGTGCGGCGACGACGAGTGTCTGGTGATTGTCCGCAATGTCACCGAGAGAAAGAAGCTGGAGAAAGAGATTCAGGAAGCCAACGAGAGGCTGCGATTGGAACATCTCGAGTTAAAGGACAAGAATATCGCGCTGAAGGTTATTCTCTCCCAGATTCAACAGGAAGCAAATGAGGTCAAATCGCACGTTAACAGCAACGTCGAAAAGCTGATCATTCCGGTAATCGAGAGATTTCGAAGGGGTGCGTCCGAAAAGGACCGAGTCTATGCAAATCAGCTTGAGTCATTGGTTCTGGAATTGACGTCTTCATTTGCGAGCAATCTGCATCAGAAATCGGCTAGTCTGACCCCACGCGAAATAGAGATCTGCAATATGATCAAGGGCGGGCTTCAGTCTAAAGAGATCGCCGACGAGCTGGGAGTATCGCTTCGGACGGTCGAGAAGTTTCGGCAGCGGATCAGGACCAAACTTGGTATCGCCAATCAGGACATAAACTTAGCTACCTTCCTAAAAGCCCTATAG